In Gammaproteobacteria bacterium, the genomic window ACGCCGACCATGCGTCTCACGGTCGGCAGCCTGAAAGGAATGTGATCGTGCGTTATCTCAACCGCGAGTCGAACCCCTTGCCCGCGCAGGTCTGGAATGAAATCGATAACGCCGCGGTGCAGGCCATGCGCGAAGTACTCAGCGCCCGCCGCTTCATGGATCTGGAAGGCCCATACGGCGTGGGCATGACCTCGCTGGAAGTGGGCGCGGACGACTTCTGCCGGGAGCCCGCCGATGACGAGGCCGCCGCGGTGCTGAGCCGCGCCATCTCGGTGCCGATGCTGCGCAA contains:
- a CDS encoding encapsulin codes for the protein MRYLNRESNPLPAQVWNEIDNAAVQAMREVLSARRFMDLEGPYGVGMTSLEVGADDFCREPADDEAAAVLSRAISVPMLRKNFKLSIRQVEAHLHMGQRFESSPIEDAAEAVARREEDFIYNGSPSFGVEGLLTARGRN